A single window of Chitinophagales bacterium DNA harbors:
- a CDS encoding biopolymer transporter ExbD, producing the protein MKLESSNKINPNFSMSSLTDIIFLLLIFFMLTSTFVTPNGLNLLLPSSNSQTMVQGKVSVSITQNLEYYVGQEKVNFADLRATLAAAVAASEDPKNTTVVLNAEKTVPIDEVVQVMNIANEMNVRMLLATSPKE; encoded by the coding sequence ATGAAACTGGAATCCAGTAACAAAATCAATCCCAATTTTAGTATGTCGTCATTGACCGACATCATATTCTTATTGCTCATTTTCTTCATGTTGACTTCTACCTTTGTCACGCCAAATGGCTTGAACCTATTGTTGCCAAGTTCCAACAGCCAGACGATGGTACAGGGAAAGGTTTCTGTTTCTATCACTCAGAATCTGGAATACTATGTGGGGCAGGAAAAGGTGAACTTTGCCGATTTGAGAGCAACTCTTGCAGCAGCCGTAGCAGCTTCAGAAGATCCCAAGAATACGACAGTTGTATTGAATGCCGAGAAAACAGTTCCGATTGATGAAGTAGTGCAGGTGATGAATATTGCCAATGAAATGAATGTGAGAATGTTGCTGGCTACCAGCCCAAAGGAGTAA
- a CDS encoding T9SS type A sorting domain-containing protein, with protein MKYNLTLSNSIIFTQGTFAQFLRFATCQITLILILTGFATLPTFAQTIVEEGTYDLQFEEFVQGCGAGNNDYCINLQIKSASDVENFAIGSYTFYFTFNENAVNNPTYQAINFGNNGTCASGNAAYMTPAFFADTFTGEANVTAIMELPNQGCPTVGSNWQNIGLVCFEVIDDTESTQFAFGASFTEVNKNDDTPRHNQGTFSELDVFPVVSNTPANVNLAPNAPTIIALCSDESHNLTANVNTLSFGPQEGENPVVGWAISTTNPDTASPLIAEGYTALVLAGNPLTTVVNITGTANGLDPYGLDVATLWFSPITYVNYDEDSDTFTLDLQCFAWGTAVEVNYLANGTDGCPTSCAANVDLSDQIGQNIGICSDESVTLLADVNTLDFGENVGANPVVGWAIFTDIPEGGNPLDDPNYTGGIVAGNAMTTAFTVNGTNDGLDPLGFNSSSLSFVPMTFINYNPAAMPALTLDQTCFDWGEAVTVSFYADGQLDCPLPCDANVEVAADVNLMASLCVGDTYILKVNTVTLDFGVTEGANPIVGWVISTANPGELSPFGQAGFSGFALAGNGTNNSVTIGGTANGLDPYGLGVSTIWLTPVTYIDYNTSTHTFTLDDDCFDWGENVRITFVQEGTGICNPEPVCPSMAGDFSASEDLCDGGTPTVPGNETILNSLDDATNAVINWSIDPTLPLTYSGNGCEIQTVEFTLTITCSEDETVNIEAGTFTISLYPIPEAPIVVFNNAEICSYTVVPNCPNDVVSPAEVSDQVPGSTNISQSFTVTNGGCSAVAFNDISVPDCPEIPIVCPASVGNFSGLESICEMGLANVPTDETILASLDDPTNAVIDWSIDPTVPLVYEGDGCTPQQIDYVLTIRCTDNMDVVLNGGTYTVSVYPSPQAPTVNLVSATEFCSYELITNCENDILDPSTIENQVAGSGESVQTIKVTNGVCSDPISFDVTVPACPAICPTSAGFFNTTENLCDGNKPNLPSNETILAGVDLAERATINWSPNPNDPLIYTGDGCNAQAIIFNLTIGCQVDGGVQIAGGTHIVNLYPNPQAPTVELIENVDGMCSYSVVPACTNDIVNPSTISDLPAGSMSVLLSFNVANEGCTGKLFEEIAVPDCILDDIDPISLPHQLQMEVSPNFLQIGSKSKIEVYLPQSSFMALEVLDISGRRVKLLQQAELQQGVHGFEWNVEAVSSGLYFVHLQTEYGHEVRKVVVE; from the coding sequence ATGAAATACAACCTAACTCTTTCTAATTCAATAATTTTTACACAAGGCACCTTTGCCCAATTCCTTCGATTTGCAACTTGTCAAATCACTTTGATACTGATATTGACGGGCTTTGCAACGCTGCCAACTTTCGCACAGACAATCGTTGAAGAAGGTACTTACGACCTTCAATTTGAAGAATTTGTGCAAGGTTGTGGAGCAGGCAACAACGACTATTGTATAAATCTACAAATCAAATCGGCTTCGGATGTTGAAAATTTTGCAATTGGGTCTTACACCTTTTACTTCACCTTCAATGAGAACGCTGTCAATAATCCAACTTACCAAGCTATCAACTTTGGCAACAATGGAACATGTGCAAGTGGCAATGCGGCTTATATGACTCCTGCTTTTTTTGCGGATACCTTCACGGGCGAAGCCAATGTTACCGCCATTATGGAACTCCCAAATCAGGGATGCCCGACTGTTGGCAGCAATTGGCAAAACATTGGTTTGGTTTGTTTTGAAGTGATAGACGACACCGAAAGCACACAGTTTGCTTTTGGTGCAAGTTTTACGGAAGTGAACAAAAACGACGACACACCTCGTCACAATCAAGGCACTTTCAGCGAATTAGATGTATTTCCTGTCGTATCCAACACACCTGCTAATGTGAACTTAGCCCCCAATGCACCCACCATTATAGCACTTTGTTCGGACGAAAGCCATAACCTTACTGCCAATGTGAACACTTTGAGTTTTGGCCCTCAAGAAGGCGAAAATCCTGTGGTCGGATGGGCCATCAGTACTACCAACCCTGACACTGCTTCTCCGTTGATTGCAGAGGGTTATACTGCGCTTGTATTGGCAGGAAATCCTCTTACAACAGTAGTCAATATTACAGGAACAGCCAATGGTTTAGACCCTTATGGCCTAGACGTTGCGACCCTTTGGTTTTCTCCCATTACTTATGTGAATTATGATGAAGATTCTGACACCTTCACACTCGATTTACAGTGTTTTGCTTGGGGAACAGCCGTTGAAGTCAATTATTTGGCAAATGGCACAGATGGTTGCCCTACAAGTTGCGCCGCAAATGTCGACCTCAGCGACCAAATTGGGCAAAATATTGGCATTTGTTCGGATGAAAGTGTGACACTTTTGGCGGATGTCAACACCTTAGATTTTGGTGAAAATGTAGGCGCAAACCCCGTTGTGGGATGGGCTATCTTTACCGACATTCCCGAAGGCGGCAATCCTTTGGACGATCCAAACTATACAGGGGGAATTGTAGCGGGAAATGCGATGACAACTGCATTTACTGTGAATGGAACCAACGACGGACTTGACCCTTTGGGCTTCAATAGCAGTTCACTCAGTTTTGTACCAATGACTTTTATCAACTACAACCCTGCTGCAATGCCCGCTCTTACATTGGACCAAACTTGTTTTGATTGGGGCGAAGCGGTCACGGTTAGTTTCTACGCAGATGGACAATTGGATTGTCCTTTGCCTTGCGATGCCAACGTTGAAGTAGCAGCAGATGTAAATTTGATGGCGAGTTTGTGTGTTGGAGATACATACATCTTGAAAGTCAATACGGTTACTTTGGATTTTGGAGTGACCGAAGGAGCAAACCCTATAGTTGGTTGGGTCATTTCTACGGCCAATCCTGGAGAACTTTCCCCTTTTGGTCAGGCAGGTTTTTCAGGTTTTGCACTTGCTGGCAATGGTACTAACAATTCGGTAACGATTGGAGGTACTGCCAATGGTTTAGACCCTTATGGTTTGGGAGTCTCTACAATTTGGCTAACACCTGTCACGTATATTGATTACAATACCAGTACACATACCTTCACCCTTGATGATGACTGTTTTGATTGGGGTGAGAATGTGCGAATAACCTTTGTGCAAGAAGGAACAGGCATCTGCAATCCTGAACCTGTATGTCCTTCAATGGCGGGAGATTTTTCGGCAAGTGAAGATTTATGTGATGGCGGCACACCTACTGTCCCCGGCAATGAAACGATTCTCAACAGTTTAGATGATGCGACCAATGCAGTCATCAATTGGTCTATTGATCCGACTTTGCCATTAACATATAGCGGAAATGGCTGCGAAATCCAAACAGTTGAATTTACGCTAACCATCACTTGCAGCGAAGACGAAACGGTAAATATTGAAGCGGGAACATTTACCATCAGTCTCTACCCTATTCCCGAAGCTCCAATAGTGGTTTTCAACAATGCCGAAATTTGCAGTTACACAGTCGTTCCCAACTGCCCCAATGACGTGGTTTCACCCGCTGAGGTTAGTGACCAAGTTCCTGGTTCAACCAATATTAGCCAGAGTTTTACGGTTACAAACGGAGGTTGTTCTGCTGTGGCTTTTAATGATATTTCGGTTCCTGATTGTCCCGAAATACCTATTGTTTGCCCTGCAAGTGTAGGCAATTTTAGTGGTTTGGAAAGTATCTGTGAAATGGGTTTGGCGAATGTACCAACAGATGAAACGATTTTGGCAAGTTTGGATGATCCTACAAATGCGGTGATTGACTGGTCTATTGACCCGACTGTGCCTTTGGTTTATGAGGGTGATGGTTGTACGCCTCAGCAAATTGACTATGTATTGACGATTCGTTGTACGGACAATATGGATGTGGTTTTGAATGGCGGTACTTACACGGTTTCTGTGTATCCCAGTCCGCAAGCTCCAACGGTGAATTTAGTTTCGGCTACCGAGTTTTGCAGCTATGAACTGATTACAAATTGTGAAAACGACATTTTAGACCCTTCAACGATTGAAAATCAAGTAGCTGGTTCGGGAGAATCGGTTCAAACTATAAAAGTAACGAACGGCGTTTGTTCAGACCCTATCTCATTCGATGTGACTGTTCCTGCTTGCCCTGCAATTTGTCCAACAAGTGCTGGATTTTTCAATACGACCGAAAACCTTTGTGATGGAAATAAGCCTAATTTACCAAGCAATGAAACAATTTTGGCAGGTGTAGATTTAGCTGAAAGGGCAACAATCAATTGGTCACCGAACCCAAATGATCCATTGATTTATACGGGTGACGGCTGCAATGCTCAAGCAATTATTTTTAATTTGACGATTGGCTGTCAAGTGGATGGCGGTGTTCAGATTGCAGGAGGTACACACATTGTGAACTTGTACCCCAATCCGCAAGCTCCAACGGTAGAACTGATTGAAAATGTGGATGGAATGTGCAGTTATTCGGTTGTTCCTGCTTGTACCAATGACATTGTAAATCCTTCAACTATCAGCGATTTACCTGCTGGATCCATGAGTGTTTTACTTTCCTTCAATGTTGCGAATGAAGGCTGTACAGGAAAATTGTTTGAAGAAATAGCAGTTCCCGACTGCATCCTAGACGATATTGATCCCATTAGCCTCCCCCACCAACTGCAAATGGAGGTTTCTCCTAATTTCTTGCAGATTGGAAGCAAGAGTAAAATTGAAGTGTATCTACCTCAAAGCAGTTTTATGGCTTTGGAGGTTTTAGACATCAGCGGTCGAAGAGTGAAACTATTGCAACAAGCTGAACTTCAACAGGGTGTTCATGGCTTTGAATGGAATGTGGAAGCGGTTTCGAGTGGGTTGTATTTTGTGCATTTGCAGACAGAATACGGACATGAGGTGAGGAAAGTGGTGGTTGAGTAA
- a CDS encoding macro domain-containing protein codes for MAINYKKGNLFDEKVQALVNTVNTVGVMGKGIALQFKERYPKNFEAYHKAHKNGKLQVGKMLVTPTMELQNPKYIINFPTKQHWRGKSQMVFIEEGLKDLVEVIKANNIQSIAIPPLGCGNGGLKWEAVKPLMEKVLSELTIEVEESTIEVEVILFEPSEIAYTSKRKRTKKAPELTQFRSLILNSIIRYKELEYDLTILEVHKLAYLLQRLGANLGLQFERHLYGPYADNLRHALDDLEGYYLDGTKYKEAKAFDRIKIEASKIPEIEQSLQKIKRSEDKEAFAKLSELIDGFESPLGMELLATIDYLANEDKTLLQNTDLLLSAIANWSNRKAKLMKPYYVEATVSRLKEFETALLN; via the coding sequence ATGGCTATCAACTACAAAAAAGGCAACCTATTTGACGAAAAAGTACAAGCATTGGTAAACACCGTTAATACCGTTGGTGTAATGGGCAAAGGTATTGCCCTGCAATTCAAAGAACGCTATCCAAAGAATTTTGAAGCCTACCACAAGGCACACAAAAACGGAAAACTGCAAGTAGGCAAAATGTTGGTGACACCCACAATGGAACTCCAAAACCCCAAATACATTATCAATTTCCCCACAAAGCAACATTGGAGGGGGAAATCTCAAATGGTGTTTATTGAGGAAGGTTTGAAAGATTTGGTGGAGGTAATAAAGGCTAACAACATTCAATCTATTGCTATTCCTCCGCTTGGTTGTGGCAATGGTGGTTTGAAGTGGGAAGCCGTCAAACCATTGATGGAAAAGGTGCTATCTGAATTGACTATTGAGGTAGAAGAATCAACAATTGAAGTAGAGGTTATTCTTTTTGAACCTTCTGAAATAGCCTATACCTCCAAACGAAAGCGCACCAAAAAAGCCCCTGAATTAACCCAATTTAGGAGTTTGATTCTAAACAGTATCATTCGATACAAAGAACTGGAATACGACCTCACTATATTGGAGGTGCATAAATTAGCCTACTTACTACAAAGATTGGGTGCAAACTTAGGACTCCAATTTGAAAGACATCTATACGGGCCCTATGCCGATAATTTGCGCCATGCTTTAGATGATTTAGAAGGTTACTATTTAGACGGTACGAAATACAAAGAAGCAAAGGCATTTGATAGAATCAAGATAGAAGCCTCCAAGATTCCAGAAATAGAACAATCCCTTCAAAAAATCAAAAGGTCAGAAGATAAAGAAGCATTTGCCAAATTATCGGAATTGATAGATGGTTTTGAATCACCTTTGGGAATGGAACTGTTAGCCACTATTGATTATTTAGCCAATGAAGATAAAACTCTCCTACAAAATACGGACTTGCTTTTATCAGCAATTGCCAATTGGAGCAACCGAAAAGCAAAACTAATGAAACCTTACTATGTGGAGGCAACGGTAAGCCGATTGAAAGAGTTTGAAACGGCTTTATTGAACTAA
- a CDS encoding caspase family protein → MRKILFILSFLLTGSLLQAQIKLMPPSELFANTYAVIVGVADYPTNSLNYTDDDAYKFYGHLRSSAGYSVPDENIILLMNREATKANIIAALEAVVRAATATDRIIFYYAGHGAKQGLVPIDHNNVTNLVEFWEVKSILKKSPSQNKTCIIDACHAGAVDESWYIGIVSDLLYGYKNSGIALFLASTTNQYSQESSEVGQGYFSYYLLQGMKGGADYNGDKAITLGELHQYVLGMVSYVTKNEQTPILAGDYDVTKILRILP, encoded by the coding sequence ATGAGAAAAATATTGTTCATTTTAAGTTTTCTGTTAACTGGTAGTCTGCTTCAAGCACAGATAAAATTAATGCCTCCTTCTGAATTATTTGCCAATACTTATGCTGTTATCGTTGGAGTGGCCGATTATCCTACCAATTCGTTGAACTACACAGACGATGATGCCTATAAGTTCTATGGACATTTGAGAAGTTCGGCAGGATACAGTGTACCTGATGAAAACATTATTTTGTTGATGAATAGAGAGGCTACAAAAGCCAACATTATAGCTGCTTTGGAAGCGGTAGTACGAGCTGCAACAGCTACTGACCGAATTATTTTCTATTATGCAGGTCATGGAGCCAAACAAGGCTTGGTGCCAATAGATCACAACAATGTCACAAACTTAGTGGAGTTTTGGGAAGTGAAATCCATTCTGAAAAAAAGCCCTTCTCAAAATAAAACGTGTATAATAGATGCCTGTCATGCGGGAGCAGTGGACGAATCTTGGTACATAGGGATTGTATCGGATTTATTGTATGGCTACAAAAATAGCGGCATTGCTTTGTTTTTGGCAAGTACTACAAATCAATATTCACAGGAATCGTCGGAGGTGGGGCAAGGTTATTTTTCTTACTACTTGCTTCAAGGTATGAAAGGAGGCGCAGATTATAATGGAGATAAAGCGATTACTTTGGGCGAACTGCATCAATATGTGCTTGGGATGGTGTCGTATGTAACTAAAAATGAACAAACTCCAATTCTGGCTGGTGATTATGATGTGACTAAGATTTTGCGGATTTTGCCATAG
- a CDS encoding MotA/TolQ/ExbB proton channel family protein, protein MIHSFLLQATTNAADAAETVQEIPVLELLMEGGIFMYILLALSIIAIYIFIERYFIIVSASKVDRDFMTRIREHMLNGNIRAAADLCQQTNTPTSRMVEKGIRRIGKPLRNIEVAIENVGKLELLNLEKRLAGLATIAGAAPMIGFLGTVVGMIRAFFQISTASNNVDPGALAGGIYQALVTTAAGLAIGIVAFIGYNILVAMVQKVIYKMEATTVEFVDLLQEPAK, encoded by the coding sequence ATGATTCACAGTTTTTTATTGCAAGCTACGACCAATGCTGCGGATGCAGCCGAAACCGTTCAAGAAATACCCGTATTGGAGTTATTGATGGAAGGAGGTATATTTATGTATATACTTCTTGCTCTTTCTATTATAGCGATTTACATTTTTATTGAAAGGTACTTTATTATTGTATCTGCTTCAAAAGTGGATAGAGATTTTATGACTCGTATTCGTGAACACATGCTCAATGGAAATATTCGAGCAGCAGCGGATTTGTGTCAACAGACCAATACGCCTACTTCTCGCATGGTAGAAAAGGGAATTCGCCGAATCGGTAAACCTTTGCGTAATATTGAAGTAGCAATTGAAAATGTGGGTAAACTTGAATTGTTAAACCTTGAAAAACGGTTGGCAGGTTTGGCTACGATTGCAGGTGCAGCACCGATGATTGGATTTTTGGGAACAGTGGTCGGGATGATTCGTGCCTTTTTCCAAATTTCTACGGCTTCTAATAATGTGGATCCTGGTGCTTTGGCGGGAGGTATTTACCAAGCTTTGGTGACTACTGCAGCAGGTTTGGCAATTGGGATTGTAGCTTTTATTGGCTACAATATCTTGGTCGCTATGGTGCAAAAAGTGATTTATAAAATGGAAGCGACTACGGTGGAATTTGTGGATTTACTGCAAGAGCCTGCAAAATAA
- the fmt gene encoding methionyl-tRNA formyltransferase: protein MRIVFMGTPDFAVPSLDILLQNGYDIVGVITATDKRAGRGNKLQQSEVKKYALEKGLNVLQPKNLKNEDFQAELKALKADLQVVVAFRMLPASVFEMPPKGTINLHGSLLPQYRGAAPINWAVINGDKESGVTTFFIEQKIDTGEIIFQAKVPIAETDTAGDLHDALQEVGAKLLLKTVNAIRDGDYPKTKQVFEGEPKKAPKIFKEDCEINWKQSTETVYNFIRGMSPYPTAFTHLDGQSLKVFSSAKIMENHGYEADTWLSDGKTFLRVATLDGFIDLKEVQLQGKKRLMVDAFLRGYRLGENVLIS, encoded by the coding sequence ATGCGAATTGTCTTTATGGGTACACCTGATTTTGCTGTGCCATCTTTGGATATTTTACTTCAAAACGGTTACGATATAGTGGGTGTGATTACGGCTACGGATAAAAGGGCTGGAAGGGGAAATAAGTTGCAGCAATCAGAGGTAAAAAAATATGCCCTCGAAAAAGGTTTGAATGTTTTGCAGCCCAAAAACTTAAAAAATGAAGATTTTCAGGCAGAATTGAAGGCATTGAAGGCTGATCTACAAGTAGTGGTGGCTTTTAGAATGTTGCCTGCTTCTGTTTTTGAAATGCCTCCAAAGGGTACGATTAACTTGCATGGTTCCTTGTTGCCGCAGTATCGAGGAGCTGCTCCAATTAACTGGGCGGTCATCAATGGTGACAAGGAATCGGGGGTAACGACTTTTTTTATTGAGCAAAAAATAGATACGGGGGAAATTATTTTTCAAGCCAAAGTGCCGATTGCAGAAACGGATACTGCTGGAGATTTACACGATGCATTGCAAGAGGTGGGCGCAAAATTGCTTTTGAAAACGGTGAATGCGATTCGAGACGGTGATTATCCCAAAACGAAACAAGTCTTTGAAGGAGAGCCTAAAAAAGCTCCCAAAATCTTCAAAGAGGATTGTGAAATTAATTGGAAGCAATCTACCGAAACTGTTTACAATTTTATTCGTGGCATGAGTCCTTACCCTACTGCTTTTACGCATTTAGATGGGCAGTCATTGAAGGTTTTTAGCAGTGCCAAAATTATGGAGAATCATGGTTATGAGGCAGATACTTGGCTGTCGGATGGCAAGACTTTTTTGCGGGTAGCGACTTTGGATGGCTTTATTGATTTGAAGGAGGTTCAATTGCAGGGAAAAAAACGGTTGATGGTGGATGCTTTTTTGAGAGGTTATCGATTGGGGGAGAATGTGTTGATAAGTTGA
- the pgi gene encoding glucose-6-phosphate isomerase has product MLQKTNPTQTKSWQKLQAHYKQIKDLNIHDLFTADSKRFGEFSIKWKDFLFDYSKNRITVDTLQLFNDLAKELHLEDAIKQMFTGKFINETEGRAVLHTALRNRKNTPIEVEGKDVMPDINKVLQQMKSFTKKVRNGEWRGCTDKRITDIVNIGIGGSDLGPLMVVEALKHYQHPELTVHFVSNVDGTHIAETLKKLNHETTLFIIASKTFTTQETMTNASTARLWFLKQSGTDLKAIAKHFVAVSTNKQSVGDFGINTDNMFAFWDWVGGRYSLWSAIGLPIACSIGFERFEELLEGAHEMDEHFQHTPFSQNMPVILALLGVWYNNFFGAETYAILPYDQYLHRFAAHFQQVDMESNGKSIDRSGNRVGYETGQILWGEPGTNGQHAFYQLIHQGTKLIPCDFIAPAQSHNPEGDHHEKLLSNFFAQTEALMCGKSEEEVIAELKAEKKSAAEIKKLTPFKVFEGNHPTNSILIKKITPKNLGSLIALYEHKIFVQGIVYNVFSFDQWGVELGKKLAKKILDELKTNQPISKHDSSTNGLINTYLEWK; this is encoded by the coding sequence ATGTTGCAAAAAACAAACCCTACTCAAACCAAAAGCTGGCAAAAATTGCAAGCACATTACAAGCAGATAAAAGACCTGAATATCCACGATTTATTTACCGCAGACTCCAAACGTTTTGGAGAGTTTTCGATTAAGTGGAAAGACTTTTTATTCGACTACTCCAAAAACCGCATTACCGTTGATACCCTGCAATTGTTCAATGACCTTGCCAAAGAACTGCATCTAGAGGATGCCATTAAGCAGATGTTTACAGGTAAATTTATCAACGAAACCGAAGGTAGAGCCGTATTGCATACAGCTCTACGCAATCGAAAAAACACGCCTATTGAAGTAGAAGGTAAAGATGTGATGCCCGATATCAATAAGGTATTGCAGCAGATGAAAAGTTTCACTAAAAAAGTGCGAAACGGCGAATGGCGAGGCTGTACCGACAAGCGCATTACCGACATTGTAAACATCGGAATTGGCGGTTCTGATTTGGGGCCACTAATGGTCGTTGAGGCATTGAAGCACTACCAACATCCCGAATTGACGGTGCATTTTGTATCGAATGTAGATGGCACACACATTGCCGAAACATTGAAGAAATTGAACCATGAAACAACTTTGTTTATCATTGCTTCAAAGACTTTCACCACACAAGAAACCATGACCAATGCAAGTACTGCAAGACTATGGTTTTTGAAGCAGTCAGGTACTGATTTGAAGGCCATCGCCAAACATTTTGTAGCCGTTTCTACCAACAAACAATCAGTAGGTGATTTTGGCATCAATACCGACAATATGTTTGCCTTTTGGGATTGGGTCGGCGGACGGTATTCGCTTTGGTCTGCTATTGGACTACCCATTGCTTGCAGCATTGGTTTTGAGCGTTTTGAAGAATTATTGGAGGGTGCACACGAAATGGACGAGCATTTCCAACACACACCTTTTAGCCAAAACATGCCTGTCATTTTAGCCTTATTGGGTGTTTGGTACAACAATTTTTTCGGTGCCGAAACCTATGCTATTTTGCCCTATGACCAATACTTACACCGTTTTGCAGCTCATTTTCAGCAAGTTGACATGGAGAGCAACGGTAAATCCATTGACCGCAGTGGCAATCGAGTAGGTTACGAAACGGGGCAAATTTTGTGGGGTGAACCTGGCACAAATGGACAACACGCTTTCTATCAATTGATTCACCAAGGAACAAAATTGATTCCCTGTGATTTCATTGCTCCCGCCCAAAGCCACAATCCCGAAGGAGATCACCACGAAAAATTACTCTCCAACTTTTTTGCACAGACAGAAGCCCTGATGTGTGGCAAAAGTGAGGAAGAAGTCATTGCAGAATTGAAGGCGGAGAAGAAATCGGCAGCCGAAATCAAAAAACTCACTCCCTTCAAGGTTTTTGAAGGGAACCATCCGACCAATTCTATTTTAATCAAAAAAATTACTCCCAAAAATCTGGGTAGTTTGATTGCACTTTACGAACACAAAATTTTCGTACAAGGCATTGTTTACAATGTCTTTAGCTTCGATCAGTGGGGTGTAGAACTGGGTAAAAAATTGGCAAAAAAGATTCTGGATGAATTGAAAACCAATCAACCCATCAGCAAACATGATTCTTCAACGAATGGATTAATCAACACCTATTTGGAGTGGAAATAA